In Alteribacter lacisalsi, a genomic segment contains:
- a CDS encoding NAD(P)H-dependent flavin oxidoreductase, which yields MNRVARLLHIKYPIFQGGMGNISHAELTAAVSNAGGLGTLGAGTMSPEEVEAKIQKVKELTVNPFAVNLPIRVQPFAEDIVRIILDHQVPVVSLSAGNPKLLIPVFKSAGIKVIVVAASVRQAVKAEEAGADIIAAEGYEAAGINSAHETTTMTLIPQISDRISVPLVAAGGIGDGRGLAAAFCLGAEGVQMGTRLIATKEALVHDAYKKAMLDSDDTGTVITGRTTGKIRRLLHTPYAEMLLRKEAEGVTAEEFDRMTDEKRHVTGAIEGKLEEGHLNGGQIAGLVRDIPSVRDLLEEMISQAEETNRRAQTALKLKSVDVTGDKQTK from the coding sequence ATGAATAGAGTTGCTCGGTTATTACATATAAAGTATCCGATTTTTCAGGGGGGGATGGGGAATATCAGTCATGCAGAGCTCACAGCCGCGGTATCAAACGCCGGCGGACTCGGCACTCTCGGCGCCGGTACGATGAGCCCTGAGGAGGTTGAAGCAAAAATTCAGAAGGTGAAAGAACTGACTGTAAATCCATTCGCAGTAAATCTTCCAATTCGTGTTCAGCCATTCGCTGAAGACATTGTGCGGATCATTCTTGATCACCAGGTCCCGGTGGTCAGCCTCTCTGCAGGAAATCCAAAACTGCTTATTCCCGTGTTTAAGTCAGCGGGCATCAAGGTTATCGTAGTTGCAGCCTCTGTCAGACAGGCTGTGAAGGCAGAAGAAGCAGGAGCAGATATTATTGCAGCAGAAGGGTATGAAGCTGCAGGAATAAATTCAGCTCATGAAACAACAACGATGACGCTGATCCCTCAGATTTCCGACAGGATTTCCGTTCCTCTTGTTGCTGCCGGCGGCATCGGTGACGGGAGAGGTCTTGCTGCTGCATTTTGTCTCGGTGCTGAAGGGGTTCAGATGGGAACGCGGCTCATTGCCACAAAGGAAGCGCTCGTCCATGACGCTTATAAGAAGGCGATGCTCGATTCAGATGATACGGGTACTGTCATTACAGGCCGGACCACAGGAAAAATCCGACGTCTTCTTCATACTCCTTATGCAGAAATGCTTCTCCGTAAGGAAGCAGAAGGAGTGACCGCGGAGGAATTTGATCGTATGACAGATGAAAAACGCCACGTAACAGGTGCGATTGAAGGGAAGCTGGAAGAAGGTCATCTTAATGGGGGTCAGATAGCCGGACTGGTAAGGGACATTCCTTCTGTCAGGGACCTGCTGGAAGAAATGATCAGTCAGGCAGAAGAAACAAATCGTAGGGCGCAGACCGCTTTAAAGCTTAAAAGCGTTGATGTGACAGGGGATAAGCAAACCAAATAA
- a CDS encoding thioesterase family protein — translation MKTGMELGRKAAIDIHVTEDMYAQFEGKVVHPAYSTVSMVYHMEWCARQIILPYIEDHEEGIGADVKVRHISPVPAGENLVAEATLTELKANKIVCELEVTHHGTLVGKGEVTQFILPRDEVASRIEQARTK, via the coding sequence ATGAAGACCGGAATGGAGCTTGGTCGGAAAGCAGCAATCGATATCCATGTAACCGAAGATATGTATGCTCAATTTGAAGGGAAGGTTGTCCACCCTGCATATTCCACTGTTTCGATGGTCTATCACATGGAGTGGTGCGCCAGACAGATTATTCTTCCATACATAGAAGATCACGAAGAAGGCATTGGTGCGGATGTAAAGGTAAGGCACATCAGCCCGGTTCCTGCGGGAGAGAATCTCGTTGCAGAAGCGACTCTGACCGAACTGAAAGCAAATAAAATAGTGTGCGAACTTGAAGTTACCCATCACGGGACCCTTGTAGGAAAAGGGGAAGTTACGCAGTTTATCCTGCCGAGAGACGAGGTTGCATCCAGAATCGAGCAAGCCAGAACTAAATAA
- a CDS encoding Leu/Phe/Val dehydrogenase: MLSFERISDHEQVVFCNDDDTGLKAIIAIHNTTLGPALGGCRMRPYLSVDEALEDVLRLSKGMTYKCAAADVDFGGGKAVIIGNQETDRSPELFRAFGQFVESLNGRFYTGTDMGTTPDDFVHARKETNCIVGVPEAYGGSGDSSVPTSLGVIYGLKATSKMLYGTASLSGKRYAVQGLGKVGFKVAETLLSEGAELFVTDINQLALTRISARAEELGGKVHIVNGPDIYSAEADIFIPCALGGIINDETINKFRFEAVVGSANNQLLEPRHADMLKERGILYGPDYIVNSGGLIQVADELYGPNKERVLRGTKAIYETLTEIYLKSDIQNISTEAAASAFCEERIESRKKRNSFFSHKKRLKWQVRC, translated from the coding sequence ATGCTGTCTTTCGAACGAATAAGCGACCATGAACAAGTGGTTTTCTGCAATGATGATGACACAGGTCTTAAAGCCATTATCGCCATTCACAATACAACGCTCGGCCCGGCTCTCGGGGGATGCCGGATGAGGCCCTACCTGAGTGTGGACGAAGCATTGGAAGACGTACTAAGGCTCTCAAAAGGGATGACCTATAAGTGTGCCGCAGCGGACGTGGATTTCGGCGGAGGAAAGGCCGTGATTATCGGAAACCAGGAGACCGACCGTTCTCCGGAGTTGTTCCGCGCCTTCGGCCAGTTTGTTGAATCTCTGAACGGCCGCTTTTATACGGGGACGGATATGGGAACCACCCCTGATGACTTTGTTCACGCAAGAAAGGAAACCAACTGCATCGTCGGCGTGCCGGAAGCCTATGGCGGAAGCGGAGACTCATCTGTCCCTACCTCCCTTGGAGTCATCTACGGCTTAAAAGCGACTTCAAAAATGCTTTACGGAACTGCTTCCCTGTCAGGGAAGCGCTATGCTGTTCAGGGGCTTGGCAAAGTCGGTTTTAAAGTAGCCGAAACGCTTCTCTCTGAAGGAGCAGAGCTTTTTGTAACGGATATAAATCAGCTGGCGCTCACCAGGATTAGTGCCAGGGCAGAAGAATTAGGCGGAAAGGTTCACATTGTAAACGGGCCCGATATTTACAGCGCAGAAGCTGACATCTTTATTCCCTGTGCCCTTGGCGGGATTATCAATGACGAAACGATTAATAAGTTCAGGTTCGAGGCTGTGGTAGGCTCAGCAAATAACCAGCTTCTCGAACCCCGCCATGCAGATATGCTGAAAGAGCGGGGCATTCTCTACGGTCCTGATTATATCGTGAACAGCGGCGGCCTTATTCAGGTGGCAGATGAGCTTTACGGACCCAATAAAGAACGTGTGCTGAGGGGCACAAAGGCGATTTACGAGACGCTCACCGAAATTTACCTCAAGAGCGATATTCAAAATATATCTACCGAAGCTGCCGCAAGCGCGTTCTGCGAAGAGCGAATTGAGAGCAGGAAAAAACGAAACAGCTTTTTCTCTCATAAAAAACGCCTGAAATGGCAGGTGCGCTGCTAA
- the pdhA gene encoding pyruvate dehydrogenase (acetyl-transferring) E1 component subunit alpha: MENQFPIRQILDGEGNITDNSDELTEDLVKEMYRRMLRARTLDRKSVNLQRQGRIGTYAPFEGQEAAQIGSASAMEDGDWMFPTYRDHAATLTFGHSVTTIMLYWKGRVEGCVPPEGKNIFPPAVPIATQLPHATGAAMAEKRKGSDRVSIAYFGDGATSEGDFHEGLNFASVFKAPVVFFNQNNGYAISVPVEKQMNSKTIAQKAVSYDIEGIRVDGNDVLAVYFETKKAVEKARRGEGPTLIEAVTWRYGAHTTADDPTKYRDQQLSEEKRNQIDPLLRLERYMEKNGFWDEEWKNEVMNVCDREIEQAVEEMEAYPDADINDMFGHVFKEPVWTIEKQRDEYLSFKRGETV; the protein is encoded by the coding sequence ATGGAAAATCAGTTTCCGATCAGACAAATTCTGGATGGAGAAGGAAACATCACGGACAACAGCGATGAGTTAACAGAAGATCTCGTAAAAGAAATGTACCGGCGGATGCTTCGGGCCCGCACACTTGATAGGAAAAGCGTCAATCTGCAGCGTCAGGGGAGAATCGGAACCTACGCTCCATTTGAAGGCCAGGAGGCCGCACAAATAGGCAGCGCCAGTGCAATGGAAGACGGGGACTGGATGTTTCCCACATATCGGGATCATGCGGCCACATTGACGTTCGGTCACTCAGTAACAACCATTATGCTTTACTGGAAAGGCCGGGTTGAAGGCTGCGTGCCGCCGGAAGGAAAGAATATTTTCCCTCCAGCTGTTCCGATTGCCACACAGCTTCCCCATGCAACTGGGGCGGCAATGGCAGAAAAGCGGAAAGGATCCGACCGGGTGTCCATTGCCTACTTTGGAGACGGAGCCACAAGTGAAGGAGATTTTCACGAAGGCCTCAACTTTGCGAGTGTGTTTAAAGCACCGGTCGTATTTTTTAATCAGAATAACGGCTATGCAATCAGTGTACCAGTTGAAAAGCAGATGAACTCCAAAACCATCGCCCAGAAAGCTGTGTCTTATGATATCGAAGGGATCCGTGTAGACGGCAATGACGTACTGGCTGTTTATTTTGAAACGAAGAAGGCGGTTGAAAAGGCCCGCCGGGGTGAGGGGCCTACGCTTATAGAAGCTGTAACGTGGCGGTATGGCGCCCATACAACAGCTGACGATCCGACTAAATACCGTGATCAGCAGCTTAGTGAAGAAAAGAGAAATCAGATTGACCCGCTTCTTCGTCTGGAGCGGTATATGGAGAAAAACGGTTTCTGGGATGAAGAGTGGAAAAACGAGGTTATGAACGTCTGCGACAGAGAAATTGAACAGGCAGTCGAGGAAATGGAAGCGTACCCTGATGCTGATATAAACGATATGTTCGGCCATGTATTCAAGGAGCCTGTCTGGACAATTGAAAAGCAGCGGGACGAATATCTATCTTTTAAACGGGGTGAAACCGTATGA
- a CDS encoding alpha-ketoacid dehydrogenase subunit beta: MKTMTEIKTNKLTLVQAVTDGLRTMLREHEEVLVLGEDVGQNGGVFRATDGLAAEFGEARVMDTPLAEAGIVGTSIGLAINGFRPVAEMQFLGFVYPAYEQIMTHASRIRSRTLSRYSVPMVIRAPYGGGIRAPEIHSDSCESLFTHMPGMKVVVPSNPYDAKGLLIAAIEDPDPVLFMEPMRSYRAFKADVPEEKYTVELGKGAKLTEGEDVTVIAWGNMVSTAQKAVDQLKDDNISCELLDLRTLYPLDKDLIAESVKKTGRAVIVHEAPETGGVGNDVLSVINNEAFLYLRSPVQKVAGFDTPFPFFSLEEEYLPTPERITHAIKKAVTF; the protein is encoded by the coding sequence ATGAAGACGATGACAGAAATTAAAACAAACAAGCTGACACTCGTTCAGGCAGTCACGGATGGTCTGCGTACGATGCTGAGAGAGCACGAAGAAGTTCTTGTGCTCGGTGAGGATGTGGGGCAGAACGGAGGTGTTTTCCGGGCTACCGACGGACTGGCGGCAGAATTCGGCGAGGCCCGCGTCATGGATACACCACTGGCAGAAGCGGGGATTGTCGGAACGTCAATCGGCCTTGCGATCAACGGATTTCGTCCGGTTGCTGAAATGCAGTTTCTTGGATTTGTTTATCCTGCGTATGAACAAATTATGACGCATGCCTCCCGGATTCGGAGCAGAACGCTCAGCCGGTACAGTGTACCTATGGTCATCCGTGCGCCTTACGGGGGCGGTATCCGCGCCCCTGAAATTCACTCTGACAGCTGTGAATCCCTCTTTACGCACATGCCTGGAATGAAGGTTGTTGTCCCTTCAAATCCCTATGATGCCAAGGGCCTTCTGATCGCGGCTATTGAAGACCCTGATCCGGTTCTCTTTATGGAGCCGATGCGCAGCTACCGGGCATTTAAAGCAGACGTACCGGAAGAAAAGTATACGGTAGAACTCGGAAAAGGCGCGAAGCTGACCGAAGGAGAGGACGTCACTGTCATTGCCTGGGGGAACATGGTCTCCACCGCACAGAAGGCAGTGGATCAGCTTAAAGATGATAATATCTCCTGTGAACTGCTCGACCTGCGCACTCTTTATCCGCTTGATAAGGACCTGATTGCGGAGTCTGTTAAGAAAACCGGCAGGGCAGTTATCGTCCACGAAGCACCTGAAACAGGCGGAGTGGGTAACGATGTTCTTTCTGTTATCAATAACGAAGCATTTTTATACCTTAGATCACCAGTGCAGAAAGTGGCCGGTTTTGACACACCGTTTCCATTTTTCTCTCTGGAGGAGGAATATCTGCCTACACCGGAACGGATTACGCACGCAATTAAAAAAGCAGTTACGTTTTAG
- a CDS encoding dihydrolipoamide acetyltransferase family protein — translation MVEVKLHDVGEGMTEGEITQYLVSVGDSVKVDQPLVEVQTDKVSAELPSPVAGTVKAIKAEVGEVVTVGTTVIVLEKAGSREEQQSGAGKRAQVKSDMRKEQTSFKMRIEKSRPAEGTGRVLATPYTRRIALENNIDIEQVKGTGPAGRVTDEDVYAYRDQKDSSVPEEPEQREKEQQVTGHLPAVYETPESNMIPYRGRRKQIGKKMSHSLKTIPHVTHFDEVDLTNLIRLRDELKEETGSAPGAAAFFIKALAIALKDYPVFNAVLHEEKEQIELKKEYNIGLAADTEDGLIVPVVHHTERLSIAEIHTEIKRVLNLAKENNLTKKELSGGTFTVSNVGPLGSIGATPVINEPETALIAFHKTKKMPVVRNDEIVIRSMMNLSMSFDHRVADGAAAVAFTNRFAQLIENPAKMMLEMV, via the coding sequence ATGGTTGAAGTCAAGCTTCATGACGTAGGAGAAGGGATGACAGAAGGGGAGATTACACAGTACCTTGTCAGTGTAGGCGACAGTGTGAAAGTCGATCAGCCTCTTGTGGAGGTGCAGACCGATAAAGTCTCTGCCGAACTTCCATCCCCGGTTGCCGGAACTGTTAAGGCTATAAAGGCGGAGGTTGGAGAAGTGGTAACTGTTGGTACAACCGTTATCGTTCTTGAAAAAGCAGGCAGCAGGGAAGAGCAGCAGTCCGGTGCCGGAAAACGGGCGCAGGTCAAGTCGGACATGCGGAAGGAACAGACCAGCTTTAAGATGCGGATCGAGAAGAGCCGGCCGGCTGAAGGGACAGGACGTGTGCTTGCAACCCCCTATACACGCCGAATCGCCCTTGAAAACAACATTGATATCGAGCAGGTTAAAGGAACAGGACCCGCAGGCAGAGTAACAGACGAGGATGTTTATGCCTATCGTGATCAGAAGGATTCGTCTGTACCAGAGGAGCCTGAACAGCGTGAAAAGGAACAGCAGGTGACCGGTCATCTGCCGGCAGTATATGAAACTCCCGAAAGCAATATGATCCCGTACAGAGGCCGCCGGAAGCAGATTGGCAAGAAGATGAGTCACTCTCTTAAAACGATTCCGCATGTTACACATTTTGATGAGGTTGATCTGACTAATCTGATCCGGTTAAGGGATGAGCTCAAGGAAGAGACGGGCAGTGCACCTGGCGCGGCTGCATTTTTCATTAAAGCGCTTGCCATTGCCCTGAAAGATTATCCTGTCTTTAATGCTGTTCTTCATGAGGAAAAAGAACAGATAGAACTGAAGAAAGAGTATAATATCGGACTGGCGGCAGACACGGAAGATGGACTGATCGTCCCTGTAGTTCATCATACTGAACGTCTGTCAATTGCAGAGATCCACACGGAAATCAAGCGCGTACTGAACCTGGCTAAAGAAAACAATCTTACAAAAAAAGAACTGAGTGGGGGAACCTTTACGGTAAGCAATGTAGGTCCACTCGGGAGCATCGGAGCAACACCTGTAATCAATGAGCCTGAAACAGCGCTCATCGCCTTTCATAAAACGAAGAAAATGCCGGTTGTCAGAAACGATGAAATTGTCATTCGTTCAATGATGAACCTGTCAATGAGCTTTGATCACCGTGTGGCCGATGGAGCTGCAGCAGTGGCGTTTACGAACCGCTTTGCACAGCTCATTGAAAACCCTGCAAAAATGATGCTGGAGATGGTATAG
- the lpdA gene encoding dihydrolipoyl dehydrogenase, which yields MVVGELVQERDLIVIGGGPAGYSAAIRAAQAGLDVILVEKKALGGVCLNEGCIPSKVFTQSTGAFEQAKKASAYGVEAKELGFNLAKMHEWRNGVVSGLKKGVESLCAAHKIEVVNGEASFLSEDRIGVEHGHQFDTYRFKQAVIAVGSNPDLPVWAKSDHILDASGVFALEEVPEHLIVCGNDYIALEAAFGFRALGSVVTIITEDAGFGFDSSIEKELQRILKKRKIRFVKDARVIRTEEQDSIISVFYETPKGKLESEGSHVYVSAPRRPLTSELGLSRAGVNVEESGHITVDSRCRTNVPTIFAAGDITQGPALAVKALKQGKTAADNAAGIPAEFNLTFIPRVVHSDPPVASVGLTEDEAKEQGYSVKVSETAAAGNGFASLSGQKEGKTKIVSDRDTDLILGFHTIGAGAVELISNGVTALEMVARDEDLSAVFYPHPSLNENWLETAEGLSGKALHAPPQRQTAGSVK from the coding sequence ATGGTAGTAGGTGAACTCGTACAGGAACGGGATCTGATCGTTATAGGAGGAGGACCGGCCGGTTATTCTGCGGCGATCCGTGCAGCCCAGGCAGGACTGGATGTGATTTTGGTTGAAAAGAAAGCACTTGGCGGTGTTTGTCTGAACGAAGGGTGTATTCCGTCCAAGGTCTTTACTCAGAGCACAGGTGCATTTGAGCAGGCAAAGAAAGCCTCGGCATATGGAGTCGAAGCTAAAGAGCTTGGTTTTAACCTTGCCAAAATGCATGAGTGGCGCAACGGGGTTGTGAGCGGTCTTAAAAAGGGGGTTGAAAGCCTCTGTGCTGCCCACAAAATAGAGGTTGTAAATGGGGAGGCATCATTTCTGTCAGAGGACCGGATCGGAGTCGAGCACGGGCACCAGTTTGACACCTACCGTTTTAAACAGGCAGTCATTGCCGTTGGAAGCAATCCTGATTTGCCGGTATGGGCAAAGTCCGATCACATTCTTGATGCTTCCGGCGTATTTGCCCTCGAGGAAGTGCCCGAACACCTGATTGTGTGCGGAAATGACTACATTGCCCTGGAGGCAGCTTTTGGCTTCCGTGCTCTCGGCTCTGTCGTGACGATTATTACAGAAGATGCTGGTTTTGGATTTGACAGCTCCATTGAAAAAGAGCTGCAGCGCATTCTTAAGAAACGTAAAATCCGGTTTGTTAAAGATGCGAGGGTGATACGAACTGAAGAACAGGACAGCATCATATCCGTATTCTATGAAACTCCGAAAGGTAAACTCGAAAGCGAGGGCTCACATGTGTATGTGAGTGCACCCCGCCGGCCGCTGACCTCGGAACTCGGTCTCAGCCGTGCCGGGGTAAATGTTGAGGAATCCGGCCACATTACAGTGGACAGCCGATGCAGAACAAATGTACCGACGATATTTGCTGCGGGGGACATTACTCAGGGGCCGGCCCTTGCAGTTAAAGCACTCAAACAGGGGAAGACAGCAGCGGACAATGCCGCTGGTATACCTGCCGAGTTTAATCTCACATTTATTCCACGCGTTGTACATTCGGATCCTCCAGTTGCAAGTGTTGGACTAACGGAGGATGAGGCAAAAGAACAGGGGTACAGTGTGAAGGTGAGTGAAACAGCTGCCGCAGGAAACGGATTTGCGAGTCTTTCCGGACAAAAGGAAGGAAAGACGAAAATCGTTTCAGATCGTGATACGGATTTGATTCTCGGCTTCCATACGATAGGTGCCGGTGCAGTTGAGCTTATTTCAAACGGTGTAACTGCACTTGAAATGGTAGCGAGAGATGAGGATTTGTCAGCTGTATTTTATCCGCATCCAAGTCTAAATGAAAACTGGCTGGAAACTGCGGAAGGTTTGAGCGGGAAAGCGCTTCATGCTCCCCCGCAGCGCCAGACAGCCGGTTCTGTAAAATAA
- a CDS encoding manganese catalase family protein: MFKRVDRLQIDLPRPKHPDPESAGAIQELLGGRFGEMSTLNNYMFQSFNFRSKKKLRPFYELIASITAEEMGHVELVANTINVCLDGSIGNGSTNPDDTPLRDALGMGNKFNFILGGQNSVPADSAGKAWTGDNVFSSGNLVDDLLHNFYLECGARTHKMRVYQMTDNEAARELTGYLLVRGSVHAVAYAKALEEVTGVNMMKMLPVPSLDNSKFDYAKKYEDEGSHLKLYRFSDDDYQLLDRIWNGPAPIGPAGELEVVDGIPEGGEIPDLQQVPEEFAPGFDEEQFRELSRRLKYEAGM; encoded by the coding sequence GTGTTTAAACGAGTTGACCGTCTGCAAATTGATCTGCCGAGACCTAAACATCCCGACCCTGAATCTGCTGGAGCCATTCAGGAGCTTCTTGGCGGGAGATTTGGTGAGATGTCGACACTGAACAACTACATGTTTCAGTCGTTTAATTTCAGGAGCAAAAAGAAGCTGCGGCCATTCTACGAACTGATTGCCAGTATCACTGCTGAAGAAATGGGACACGTCGAGCTTGTTGCAAATACAATAAATGTCTGCCTTGACGGATCGATTGGCAATGGAAGCACAAATCCTGATGATACACCGCTGCGTGATGCACTCGGCATGGGGAACAAATTCAATTTTATCCTCGGCGGTCAGAATTCCGTTCCCGCAGATTCTGCAGGAAAAGCATGGACCGGAGACAACGTCTTCTCAAGCGGAAACCTTGTGGACGATCTGCTTCATAACTTCTATCTTGAATGCGGAGCCCGAACACATAAAATGCGTGTTTACCAGATGACAGATAACGAAGCTGCAAGAGAACTGACAGGGTACCTCTTAGTACGGGGAAGTGTCCATGCAGTAGCCTATGCGAAAGCACTGGAGGAAGTAACAGGAGTCAATATGATGAAAATGCTTCCTGTACCGAGTCTGGATAATTCAAAATTTGACTATGCGAAAAAATATGAAGACGAAGGATCACACCTGAAATTGTACCGATTTAGCGATGATGATTACCAGTTGCTTGACCGGATCTGGAACGGTCCTGCACCAATTGGCCCTGCAGGTGAACTTGAAGTGGTGGACGGTATCCCTGAAGGCGGAGAGATACCTGATCTCCAGCAGGTGCCGGAGGAGTTTGCGCCGGGATTTGATGAGGAACAGTTCAGGGAACTTTCCAGAAGACTTAAATACGAGGCCGGGATGTAG
- a CDS encoding LysM peptidoglycan-binding domain-containing protein yields MNGLKLAIAAFVVTGFVGILAAGGPLACACEDVLNAKPGDLFEPVAEKSGLSEISAITAAGVWTERVIDSREESLLPFESTEAVNHIEEEVFTGVYAVQEGDTISDIAMKFDTTVAELKRRNQLANHLIYPGQIVAVPGAETK; encoded by the coding sequence ATGAACGGGTTAAAACTTGCAATTGCAGCATTTGTGGTGACGGGTTTTGTCGGGATACTTGCAGCTGGGGGACCGCTTGCCTGCGCTTGTGAGGATGTACTTAATGCAAAACCGGGAGATCTCTTTGAACCGGTTGCGGAAAAGTCGGGACTGAGTGAAATTTCAGCGATTACTGCAGCTGGAGTATGGACTGAAAGAGTGATCGACAGCCGGGAGGAGAGTCTTCTGCCGTTTGAGTCAACAGAAGCGGTGAATCACATAGAAGAAGAGGTATTTACCGGAGTGTATGCTGTGCAGGAAGGAGACACAATTTCAGATATAGCAATGAAATTTGATACAACCGTTGCAGAACTTAAAAGAAGAAATCAACTTGCCAATCATCTCATTTACCCTGGTCAGATTGTTGCTGTCCCTGGGGCAGAAACAAAGTAA
- a CDS encoding peptidyl-prolyl cis-trans isomerase: MSQQEMIVIISGNTGYKITLDPGSFIFDKRKVNLDAESQEAAQEPSGQISGEAWDLHRKQGMKVRNENDVKVNRQEMQNSSFGIPLLPFLNNAAPDESARSIVFSGENGELAEYPIEEARQAILKFSEKGKPLNETGPVHVLMPGADKPVTHVVEIVVI, encoded by the coding sequence TTGAGTCAACAGGAAATGATCGTAATCATCTCAGGAAATACCGGATATAAGATTACTCTCGACCCTGGATCGTTTATTTTTGATAAAAGAAAGGTGAACCTTGATGCAGAAAGCCAGGAGGCCGCTCAGGAACCATCCGGACAAATCAGTGGAGAAGCATGGGATCTGCATCGTAAGCAGGGTATGAAAGTGCGTAATGAAAACGATGTTAAGGTAAACCGGCAGGAAATGCAAAACTCCAGTTTCGGCATACCACTTCTTCCGTTTCTCAACAATGCAGCACCTGATGAGAGCGCCCGCTCCATCGTTTTCTCCGGTGAGAACGGAGAGTTGGCAGAATATCCAATTGAAGAAGCCCGGCAGGCCATTTTGAAGTTTTCCGAAAAAGGAAAGCCCCTTAATGAAACCGGACCAGTTCATGTGCTGATGCCCGGCGCGGACAAACCTGTCACTCATGTAGTTGAAATTGTCGTAATATAA
- the glsA gene encoding glutaminase A — protein MICNDKDILHVMIEEARTYTQGGEVAKYIPALAEADPSVLSLAIYDGGGPCAAVGNTDETFTLQSISKVLSLALALMDRGEDEVFSRVGMEPTGDPFNSIIKLETNRPNKPLNPMINAGALAVTSMISGSSTEEKLGRLLTFIHELTGNPEIRYDEHVAKSELRTADLNRSLAYFMRQHNVFEDEVEDLLDLYTKQCAIEVSCEDLAKIGYVIANEGKHVQSKRQIIPLHIARILKTFMVTCGMYNASGEFAIRVGIPAKSGVSGGIMASIPHGIGIGIYGPALDDKGNSVAGMKLLEALSHRYDLSIF, from the coding sequence ATGATCTGTAACGATAAAGATATTCTTCATGTAATGATAGAAGAGGCACGTACATATACTCAAGGCGGGGAAGTAGCAAAATATATTCCTGCTCTCGCAGAAGCGGATCCATCTGTACTCAGTTTGGCGATTTACGATGGGGGCGGCCCTTGTGCTGCGGTTGGAAACACAGATGAAACGTTTACGCTCCAAAGTATTTCCAAGGTGCTTTCGCTGGCTCTTGCGCTGATGGACCGTGGAGAGGACGAGGTATTTTCGAGAGTGGGAATGGAACCTACCGGAGATCCGTTTAATTCCATCATAAAACTTGAAACGAACCGTCCGAATAAGCCGCTGAATCCGATGATTAATGCCGGAGCACTCGCTGTCACATCTATGATCAGCGGATCTTCAACCGAGGAAAAGCTCGGTAGGCTTCTTACGTTTATTCATGAACTCACCGGCAATCCGGAAATTCGTTACGATGAGCATGTGGCCAAGTCCGAACTGAGGACAGCGGACCTGAATCGGTCACTCGCCTATTTTATGAGACAGCACAATGTCTTTGAAGATGAAGTGGAGGACCTGCTCGATCTTTATACAAAGCAGTGTGCCATTGAAGTCAGCTGTGAGGATCTTGCTAAGATCGGTTATGTCATTGCAAACGAAGGGAAGCATGTTCAGTCAAAGCGTCAGATCATTCCCCTGCATATTGCAAGAATTTTGAAGACGTTTATGGTTACCTGCGGGATGTATAATGCTTCAGGGGAATTCGCCATTCGGGTGGGCATCCCGGCAAAAAGCGGCGTGTCAGGCGGTATTATGGCGTCTATTCCACACGGGATCGGGATCGGCATTTACGGTCCAGCGCTGGACGATAAGGGAAACAGCGTTGCAGGAATGAAACTGCTTGAAGCATTATCCCACCGTTATGACCTGAGCATTTTCTAA
- a CDS encoding YlaN family protein, with the protein MATETLSGQSEKAYALLKEDAQKILNLIEVQMTNLTMPQCPLYEEVLDTQMFGLSREIDFAIRLNLIREEEGKQLLGQLEQQLSALHEACMREEGK; encoded by the coding sequence TTGGCTACAGAGACGTTATCCGGACAGAGTGAGAAAGCATATGCCCTTCTAAAAGAAGATGCTCAGAAGATCCTCAATCTTATTGAAGTGCAGATGACCAACTTAACGATGCCCCAGTGTCCTCTTTACGAGGAAGTTCTTGATACGCAGATGTTCGGCCTCTCAAGGGAGATAGATTTTGCCATAAGGCTGAATCTGATCAGGGAAGAGGAAGGCAAGCAGCTTCTCGGACAGCTTGAACAGCAGCTGTCTGCTCTGCACGAAGCCTGTATGCGTGAAGAAGGTAAATAG